A genomic segment from Papilio machaon chromosome 10, ilPapMach1.1, whole genome shotgun sequence encodes:
- the LOC106718256 gene encoding beta-1,3-galactosyltransferase brn: MRRRQLYKFAVCACVLVYIYYVFGVRDYIYARSFDHEFDYPLAADIRPAVAAVLAGHEPPLAPINYYPHRFLTNSGKCATLERLDLFIVVKSAMSHLERRDAIRQTYGQENFIPGTIVRTLFFLGVDPPPKSDTQRRIEEEMARHRDIIQIDFLDDYYNNTIKTMMSFRWLYEHCAVADFYLFTDDDMYISVANLLEYVHERTDSRSRNGTASATGGASKKDGALLAGYVFQSAPQRFRSSKWRVSLEEYPWNRWPPYVTAGAYVVCNRAMRLLYAGSLFVKHFRFDDVYLGIVAKKVGVAPAHCPRFHFYKKSYSREGYRRVIASHGYSDPRDLITVWNEQNSVA, from the coding sequence ATGCGACGAAGGCAGTTGTACAAGTTCGCGGTGTGCGCGTGCGTGCTCGTATACATCTACTACGTGTTCGGCGTGAGGGACTACATCTACGCGCGCAGCTTCGACCACGAGTTCGACTACCCGCTGGCCGCCGACATCCGGCCCGCGGTGGCCGCCGTGCTCGCCGGACACGAGCCCCCGCTCGCCCCCATCAACTACTACCCGCACCGCTTCCTCACCAACTCGGGCAAGTGCGCCACGCTCGAGCGGCTCGACCTCTTCATCGTCGTCAAGTCCGCCATGTCCCACCTCGAGCGGCGCGACGCCATCCGCCAAACGTACGGACAGGAGAACTTCATCCCCGGCACCATAGTGAGAACCCTGTTCTTCCTCGGCGTCGACCCGCCGCCCAAGTCGGACACGCAGCGGCGCATAGAAGAGGAGATGGCGCGGCACAGGGACATCATCCAGATCGACTTCCTCGACGACTACTACAACAACACGATCAAGACGATGATGTCGTTCCGGTGGCTGTACGAGCACTGCGCCGTCGCCGACTTCTACCTCTTCACCGACGACGACATGTACATCTCCGTCGCCAACTTGCTCGAGTACGTGCACGAGCGCACCGACTCGCGCTCGCGGAACGGGACGGCGAGCGCGACGGGCGGTGCGAGTAAGAAGGACGGGGCGCTGCTGGCGGGGTACGTGTTCCAGTCGGCGCCGCAGCGATTCCGGTCGAGCAAGTGGCGCGTGTCACTGGAGGAGTACCCGTGGAATCGATGGCCGCCGTATGTGACTGCGGGCGCGTACGTCGTGTGCAACCGCGCCATGCGGCTGCTGTACGCCGGCAGTCTCTTCGTGAAGCATTTCCGCTTCGACGACGTGTACCTCGGCATCGTGGCCAAGAAGGTGGGCGTTGCGCCGGCGCACTGTCCCCGCTTCCATTTCTATAAGAAGTCGTACAGCCGGGAGGGTTACCGCCGCGTCATCGCCTCGCACGGGTACTCGGACCCGCGAGATCTCATCACCGTCTGGAACGAGCAGAACAGCGTCGCCTGA
- the LOC106721407 gene encoding protein C10, whose amino-acid sequence MASLQSVTVDQVRLILSEIIEALESPDYAPKLDEAKEAAGNEMLKMMQIVFPMVVQIEMETIKRHGFINSREGIVQFTQLVREMERADTEVARLHSQVRAHYLPPVSISSTVDTSL is encoded by the exons ATGGCTTCACTTCAGAGTGTGACAGTAGACCAAGTGAGACTTATTTTAAGTGAAATTATCGAAGCACTGGAATCCCCAGACTATGCCCCGAAGCTGGACGAGGCCAAGGAGGCTGCCGGGAACGAGATGCTAAAGATGATGCAGATTGTCTTCCCAATGGTTGTTCAAATTGAAATGGAGACTATTAAGCGACACGGATTTATTAATTCTCGAGAAg GTATTGTACAGTTTACACAATTAGTCCGCGAGATGGAACGCGCCGATACGGAGGTGGCCCGCCTGCACAGCCAGGTGCGTGCTCATTACCTGCCCCCTGTCTCCATCAGCTCCACCGTGGATACCTCTCTATGA